Proteins from one Verrucomicrobiota bacterium genomic window:
- a CDS encoding farnesyl diphosphate synthase, which yields MDLKNYIIGNCKKVDQALDKLLPKATTKPTTIHKAMRYSIFAGGKRLRPVLAIAAAEACGGTASEVMPLACAVECIHTYSLIHDDLPSMDNDDYRRGRLTNHKVFGEGVGVLAGDALLTIAFEMSAKANAWPRYNHQAIILELANCAGSLFLVGGQVADLEGEGKKLSHKDLVYIHERKTSALLTTSIRFGAFSANATPAQLKNLTTFGYNLGLAFQVIDDILDCTKTSEQLGKTAGKDAAVGKATYPSVLGMKKAEAEATRLTKHAMDAIKAFGKKGARLAELADYLLKREN from the coding sequence ATGGATTTGAAAAATTATATCATAGGCAATTGTAAAAAGGTCGATCAAGCTCTGGACAAGCTCCTCCCGAAAGCCACGACAAAACCCACCACCATCCATAAGGCGATGCGTTATTCGATTTTTGCGGGTGGTAAAAGGCTCCGACCCGTTTTGGCTATCGCCGCTGCGGAAGCCTGTGGGGGCACGGCCTCCGAGGTCATGCCGCTCGCCTGTGCTGTGGAGTGTATCCACACCTATTCCCTGATCCATGACGATCTACCCTCCATGGATAATGATGATTATCGTCGCGGACGCCTGACGAATCACAAGGTCTTTGGTGAAGGGGTAGGGGTTCTCGCCGGGGATGCCCTCCTGACGATCGCCTTTGAAATGTCGGCAAAGGCTAACGCCTGGCCCCGCTACAATCATCAAGCGATCATTCTCGAGCTGGCAAATTGCGCGGGTTCCCTTTTTCTCGTGGGTGGCCAAGTCGCTGACCTCGAGGGTGAGGGTAAAAAACTCTCCCATAAAGATCTCGTGTATATCCATGAACGCAAGACATCAGCCCTTTTGACGACAAGCATCCGTTTTGGTGCTTTCTCGGCGAATGCCACACCGGCCCAGCTCAAGAACCTCACGACTTTCGGTTATAACCTCGGCCTGGCCTTCCAAGTCATCGACGATATCCTTGATTGTACAAAGACCTCTGAGCAACTCGGCAAAACCGCAGGAAAAGATGCCGCCGTCGGAAAAGCGACCTATCCTTCCGTCCTTGGTATGAAAAAAGCCGAGGCTGAAGCCACCCGCCTGACCAAACACGCCATGGACGCCATCAAAGCCTTCGGCAAAAAAGGCGCCCGCCTCGCCGAACTCGCCGATTACCTCCTCAAACGCGAAAATTAA
- a CDS encoding DUF3309 domain-containing protein: MNIIILLLVLLLVFGGGGFYLGGAAMGGGLLGMLLLIAVISYFMDGLRSNR; encoded by the coding sequence ATGAACATAATCATTTTACTTCTCGTATTACTCCTTGTCTTCGGTGGCGGCGGCTTTTATTTAGGTGGAGCAGCCATGGGAGGTGGACTCCTCGGTATGCTCCTATTGATCGCAGTTATCTCCTATTTCATGGATGGTCTTCGTTCAAATCGCTAA